A DNA window from Deltaproteobacteria bacterium contains the following coding sequences:
- a CDS encoding nucleotidyltransferase domain-containing protein, translated as MVCEKDAVIRDVKKYIVALRENGIPVERAVLFGSWAKGMAREESDVDVALISSFFTGDRFLDRRKIVPLRRHINNNIEPMPFCPEDFASGGNLVDEIKRYGEDII; from the coding sequence ATGGTTTGCGAAAAAGATGCCGTGATCAGGGACGTCAAGAAATATATCGTCGCTCTTCGTGAAAACGGCATACCTGTGGAAAGAGCGGTCCTCTTCGGGTCTTGGGCCAAAGGCATGGCCCGAGAAGAGAGCGACGTCGATGTCGCTTTGATTTCATCTTTTTTCACAGGAGATCGTTTTTTGGATAGACGCAAGATCGTGCCTCTTCGCAGGCATATAAACAACAATATCGAGCCCATGCCGTTCTGCCCAGAAGACTTTGCCTCAGGCGGCAATCTTGTGGACGAAATCAAGCGGTATGGAGAGGATATAATCTGA
- a CDS encoding nitronate monooxygenase codes for MNFPSLKIGDLVANLPIVQGGMGVGISLSRLASAVANEGGIGVIAGAMIGMNEPDIAKNPLEANLRALRREIQKAREMTQGILGVNLMVALTNFKDMVKTSLNEGIDIIFSGAGLPLDLPKYREEGMKTKLAPIVSSARAASIICRKWMSRFGIVPDALVVEGPKAGGHLGFKPEEIDDPNFTLERLVPEVVEAVKPFAEKAGREIPVIAAGGVFTGSDICEMLKLGASGVQMGTRFVATHECDADQAFKQAYVDSKEEDLVVIKSPVGMPGRAIDNAFLEGVRQGGKEPMACPFHCLASCDPEKSPYCIASALLNAKKGNLNKGFAFAGQNAFRITSITSVHELIETLKEEFGRACAGWKPVLA; via the coding sequence ATGAATTTTCCATCATTGAAAATCGGGGATCTTGTGGCCAATCTGCCCATTGTCCAGGGAGGCATGGGTGTTGGCATTTCCCTGTCCCGGCTGGCATCGGCCGTGGCCAACGAAGGCGGCATCGGGGTCATTGCCGGGGCCATGATCGGCATGAATGAGCCTGACATTGCCAAGAATCCCCTGGAGGCCAATCTTAGGGCCTTGCGGCGAGAGATCCAGAAGGCCAGAGAGATGACCCAGGGCATTCTGGGGGTGAATCTCATGGTCGCCCTGACCAATTTCAAAGACATGGTCAAGACCTCCTTGAACGAAGGCATCGACATCATTTTTTCCGGGGCCGGCCTGCCCCTCGATCTGCCCAAGTACCGGGAAGAGGGCATGAAAACGAAGTTGGCTCCCATCGTGTCTTCGGCCCGGGCCGCGTCCATCATCTGCCGCAAGTGGATGTCGAGATTCGGCATCGTGCCTGACGCCCTGGTGGTGGAAGGCCCCAAGGCCGGTGGTCATCTGGGATTCAAGCCAGAGGAGATCGACGACCCGAATTTCACCCTGGAGCGTCTGGTGCCCGAGGTGGTCGAGGCCGTGAAGCCCTTTGCCGAAAAGGCCGGGCGTGAGATTCCGGTCATTGCTGCCGGCGGGGTTTTCACCGGAAGCGACATCTGCGAGATGCTCAAGCTCGGGGCTTCCGGGGTTCAGATGGGGACCAGGTTTGTGGCCACGCACGAATGCGACGCCGACCAGGCCTTCAAGCAGGCTTATGTCGACTCCAAGGAAGAGGATCTGGTGGTCATCAAGAGCCCGGTGGGCATGCCCGGCCGGGCCATTGACAACGCCTTTCTGGAGGGCGTCCGCCAAGGGGGCAAGGAGCCCATGGCCTGCCCGTTCCACTGTCTCGCCTCGTGCGACCCGGAAAAAAGCCCGTATTGCATCGCCTCGGCCCTCTTGAACGCCAAGAAGGGCAACTTAAACAAGGGATTCGCCTTTGCCGGACAGAATGCCTTCAGGATCACCTCGATCACTTCGGTTCACGAACTCATCGAGACCTTGAAGGAGGAGTTCGGCCGGGCCTGCGCCGGATGGAAGCCCGTTTTGGCTTGA